One genomic region from Spirosoma sp. KCTC 42546 encodes:
- a CDS encoding DegT/DnrJ/EryC1/StrS aminotransferase family protein encodes MISFLDLKRVNEPHEVAIRTAVERVIESGWYILGREVDAFEQQFANYCQTKHCIGVANGLDALTLVLKAWDFPIGSEVIIASNAYIASVLSITHAGLTPVLVEPDPRTYLLDTARIEPAITERTRAILPVHLYGRCCDMDPIHTLAQRYKLNVLEDAAQAHGAVYGEKRAGNLGDAAGWSFYPSKNLGALGDAGAITTNDDALANQLRALRNYGSAQKYITDYRGHNSRLDELQAAILAAKLPALNSENSRRRALARMYLAGIRHSDMTLPPGDQIEQDVWHLFVIRHPRRDDLKTYLREQGIGTDIHYPIPPHHQRAYASFAHLSLPISEQIHREVLSLPLNPSMTDEEVAYVIDTINGFSE; translated from the coding sequence ATGATTTCCTTTCTGGATTTGAAGCGTGTGAACGAGCCGCATGAAGTAGCTATTCGAACGGCTGTTGAGCGTGTTATTGAGTCTGGATGGTACATTCTTGGTCGAGAAGTTGACGCGTTCGAACAGCAATTTGCCAACTACTGTCAGACGAAACACTGCATTGGGGTTGCCAATGGTCTCGATGCACTGACATTGGTCTTAAAAGCATGGGACTTTCCAATTGGCAGTGAAGTCATCATAGCGTCAAATGCCTATATAGCATCGGTGTTAAGTATTACTCATGCGGGCCTGACTCCGGTTTTGGTTGAGCCAGATCCTAGAACTTACCTACTAGATACAGCCCGAATTGAGCCTGCCATTACAGAACGTACAAGAGCTATTTTGCCCGTTCATCTCTACGGCCGCTGTTGCGATATGGATCCTATTCATACACTGGCGCAACGTTATAAGCTAAACGTACTCGAAGATGCGGCCCAGGCCCATGGAGCGGTTTATGGCGAAAAGCGAGCGGGTAATTTGGGTGATGCCGCAGGCTGGAGTTTTTATCCAAGTAAAAATCTGGGTGCACTAGGAGATGCAGGTGCTATTACGACCAATGATGATGCCCTGGCTAATCAACTTCGGGCGTTGCGAAACTATGGTTCAGCGCAGAAATACATCACTGATTATCGAGGCCATAATAGCCGACTAGATGAGTTACAAGCGGCTATATTAGCCGCGAAATTACCAGCGCTTAACTCAGAAAACAGTCGTAGGCGTGCGCTTGCCCGGATGTATTTAGCAGGTATTCGACATTCTGACATGACCCTACCGCCAGGCGATCAGATTGAGCAAGATGTCTGGCATTTGTTTGTGATCCGCCATCCCCGGCGCGATGACCTAAAAACTTATTTGCGTGAACAGGGCATCGGTACCGATATACATTACCCTATTCCACCCCATCATCAGCGAGCTTACGCATCCTTTGCACATCTTTCGCTACCAATTTCGGAGCAAATACATCGGGAAGTGCTTAGTTTGCCACTCAATCCGTCAATGACAGATGAAGAAGTGGCCTATGTTATTGATACAATTAATGGGTTTAGTGAGTAG
- the rny gene encoding ribonuclease Y yields MDIWLTILATLVGGGIGIVIGRQMMASVRGKHEKEAEEKAASILKNAELQAETIKKERMLEAKEKYLRLKTEFEETTNQKRNLLLQNETKLKQREQQLAQQADQQRNREGELNQQRNEINQQKNSLSQQIDALNKRREDVDRRQQEADRMLADQVAQLEKIAGLSADQARDQLVETLKAEAETRASSYIKNIVEEAKLTATKEAKKVVIETIQRTATEHAIENCVSVFNIESDDVKGKVIGREGRNIRALEAATGVEIIVDDTPEAIIISGFDPVRREIARLSLHRLVQDGRIHPARIEEIVAKTRKNIEDEIVEIGERTVIDLGIHGLHPELIKMVGRMRFRSSYGQNLLQHSREVAKLCATMAAELGLNAKLAKRAGLLHDIGKVWPEEAELPHAILGMELAKKYKENPEVINAIGAHHDEIEMTSMISPIVQVCDAVSGSRPGARREMMESYIKRLKELEELAGNFPGVTKCYAIQAGRELRIMVDADHVSDERAGVLSYEISQKIEKEMQYPGQIKVTVIREMRAVAYAK; encoded by the coding sequence ATGGACATTTGGTTAACGATTCTTGCTACCCTCGTAGGGGGTGGTATTGGCATAGTAATTGGCCGCCAGATGATGGCGAGCGTTCGTGGGAAGCACGAAAAAGAAGCGGAAGAGAAAGCAGCATCCATTTTAAAAAATGCTGAACTACAGGCCGAAACGATTAAGAAAGAGCGGATGCTGGAAGCTAAAGAGAAATATCTGAGGCTGAAAACAGAATTTGAAGAAACAACGAATCAGAAACGAAATCTACTTCTACAAAACGAGACAAAACTCAAGCAACGGGAACAGCAACTTGCTCAACAGGCCGATCAACAACGCAATCGCGAAGGCGAGTTAAATCAGCAGCGTAACGAAATTAATCAACAGAAAAACAGTCTCTCGCAGCAAATTGACGCGCTCAATAAACGTCGGGAAGATGTAGACCGACGGCAACAGGAAGCCGATCGGATGCTGGCCGATCAGGTTGCACAACTTGAAAAAATCGCGGGCCTATCTGCCGATCAGGCCAGAGATCAACTGGTCGAGACACTGAAAGCTGAAGCTGAAACCCGTGCGTCTTCCTACATCAAAAATATCGTTGAAGAAGCCAAATTAACCGCCACTAAGGAAGCCAAGAAGGTAGTCATCGAGACTATTCAACGGACAGCTACCGAGCATGCTATTGAGAACTGCGTGTCCGTTTTCAATATTGAATCCGATGACGTTAAGGGCAAAGTGATAGGTCGGGAAGGGCGTAACATCCGGGCGCTGGAAGCTGCAACCGGTGTTGAAATCATTGTAGATGATACCCCGGAAGCCATCATTATTTCAGGGTTCGACCCGGTTCGTCGTGAGATTGCCCGGTTGTCGTTACACCGGCTTGTGCAGGATGGTCGTATTCACCCAGCCCGGATTGAAGAGATCGTGGCCAAAACCCGCAAGAATATCGAAGACGAAATTGTGGAGATTGGCGAGCGCACCGTTATCGATCTGGGTATCCACGGTCTGCATCCCGAACTGATTAAAATGGTTGGGCGGATGCGTTTCCGGTCCAGTTATGGACAGAACCTCCTCCAGCACTCACGCGAAGTGGCTAAGCTGTGTGCCACAATGGCCGCAGAACTAGGTCTGAACGCTAAGCTAGCCAAACGGGCCGGTCTGCTCCACGATATTGGTAAAGTATGGCCCGAAGAAGCCGAGTTACCCCATGCCATTTTGGGCATGGAACTGGCGAAAAAGTATAAGGAGAATCCCGAAGTTATCAATGCGATTGGCGCTCACCATGACGAAATCGAGATGACCAGTATGATTTCGCCGATTGTTCAGGTTTGTGATGCAGTTTCCGGTTCACGTCCTGGTGCCCGTCGCGAAATGATGGAGTCGTACATTAAACGCCTAAAAGAACTTGAAGAATTAGCGGGTAACTTCCCTGGTGTAACCAAGTGCTACGCCATTCAGGCCGGTCGTGAACTACGAATCATGGTCGACGCCGATCATGTTTCCGACGAACGGGCAGGCGTGTTATCATACGAAATCTCGCAGAAGATTGAGAAAGAAATGCAGTATCCCGGCCAGATTAAAGTGACCGTTATTCGGGAGATGCGGGCGGTGGCTTACGCGAAGTAG
- a CDS encoding DUF1684 domain-containing protein, producing the protein MQKNKFLLTGLFLIALVVLYYSFFDGGNMTSADGLDESVNPVTYRQQLDAARTKKDQFFRTDSESPIKDKATFAGLRYFSPDPAYRVIARLEPFADKTQKLVVRMSDGNEEVYDKFAHAVFSLNGETCRLLVVKLENTYSILFRDATSGKETYGGGRYLELDPDKLTTNRAILDFNTAYNPYCVYNSGYSCPLPPTENTLPIAVKAGEKYIAHE; encoded by the coding sequence ATGCAAAAAAATAAGTTTTTACTTACAGGCCTATTTTTAATTGCCCTAGTAGTGCTGTACTACAGCTTTTTCGATGGAGGCAATATGACATCAGCCGACGGTCTGGACGAGTCGGTCAACCCAGTAACCTACCGCCAGCAGCTAGATGCCGCACGGACTAAGAAAGATCAGTTTTTTCGAACCGATAGTGAATCACCCATCAAGGATAAAGCAACCTTTGCTGGACTACGCTATTTTTCTCCGGACCCAGCCTATCGTGTCATAGCCCGCCTGGAACCCTTTGCAGATAAAACCCAGAAACTTGTCGTGCGTATGAGTGATGGTAATGAAGAGGTATATGACAAGTTCGCCCATGCGGTATTTAGCCTGAATGGAGAGACCTGCCGGTTATTAGTTGTAAAGCTCGAAAACACCTATTCCATTCTGTTCCGTGATGCAACCTCAGGAAAAGAAACTTATGGGGGTGGGCGGTATCTGGAACTTGATCCAGACAAACTAACCACTAATCGGGCTATCCTGGATTTTAACACCGCCTATAACCCTTACTGTGTCTACAATTCAGGGTACTCATGTCCCCTTCCTCCAACCGAAAATACACTACCTATAGCCGTTAAAGCAGGAGAGAAATATATAGCTCATGAGTAG
- a CDS encoding cell division protein ZapA, which yields MEELPIRVKIADRVYKLYVEPDAEAVVREAAKLIQEELKQYREKGFAETQEALAMIAFDCLVTKLRGERQMQRLQQMVFDKITQLDQVVTPAITT from the coding sequence ATGGAAGAACTGCCAATTCGCGTAAAAATCGCCGACCGTGTCTACAAATTGTATGTAGAGCCGGATGCGGAAGCCGTTGTGCGCGAAGCCGCCAAGCTGATTCAGGAAGAACTGAAGCAATACCGGGAAAAGGGCTTTGCCGAAACGCAGGAAGCCCTGGCAATGATAGCCTTCGACTGCTTGGTCACCAAGCTCAGAGGAGAACGACAGATGCAGAGATTACAACAAATGGTGTTTGACAAAATAACTCAATTAGATCAGGTCGTCACGCCGGCCATTACAACATAG
- the pheT gene encoding phenylalanine--tRNA ligase subunit beta, which yields MEVSYKWLQEFIELPESPEEVGKLLTSTGLEVEGVEKIEAVPGGLEGVVIGEVLTCAKHPDADKLSLTTVDVGTDQPLPIVCGAPNVAAGQKVVVALVGATLHPNSGQPFQIKKAKIRGAASEGMICAEDEIGLGTSHAGIMVLSTDLPNGTPAARYFNLEADYQIAIGLTPNRIDAASHFGTARDLKAVLNRPLRLPSVEAFKVDNANLTLDVRVEDEAACPRYTGVTITGLTVGESPDWLKQRLLSIGLNPINNIVDITNFVCHDLGQPLHAFDAAKITGGQVIVKTLPEGTPFVTLDGVERKLSATDLMICDTEKPMCIAGVFGGQYSGVSAQTTSIFLESAYFSPASVRKTAQHHGLKTDASFRFERGTDPNMPVFALKRAVLLIQEVAGGTISSEITDRYPNPIEPFQVSVRYRNIDRLIGIQIDHTEIHRILEALDIQAEAISTEGFVAVVPPYRVDVTREADVIEEILRIYGLDNVPLSVHLAADSLSEFPKTDPDQWQGRVGQLMAANGFYEILTLSLTRPAYHEAIRASLPGTDVTLLNPLSDELSVMRQTLLFSSLETLVYNLNRRQKDLKTFEFGKVYHKVKLEDGSTKYIERMRLSLAISGNQQPESWLQKNQTVVYHDLATAVQRVLNLFRIKSFETQTADSTLFQYGLTYLVNKKPIVSLGLVQPKLTRLVDLKQPVFYADFDWQALLKLATSKARYEEVVRFPEVRRDLSLVIDKGVSFEQISRLARQTERKLLRSINVFDVYEGENLGTDKKAYSVSFMLQDAAQTLNDSAIDKTMQRLMSAFEQELGAVIRK from the coding sequence ATGGAAGTTTCCTATAAATGGTTACAAGAGTTTATTGAATTGCCTGAGTCACCCGAAGAAGTTGGCAAATTGCTAACGTCAACGGGTCTGGAAGTGGAAGGAGTCGAAAAAATTGAGGCCGTACCAGGTGGGTTGGAAGGTGTTGTCATTGGTGAAGTACTCACCTGCGCCAAACACCCCGACGCCGACAAACTAAGCCTGACAACGGTAGATGTTGGCACGGACCAACCCCTTCCCATTGTTTGCGGAGCCCCCAATGTAGCCGCTGGCCAGAAAGTAGTAGTAGCCTTAGTAGGAGCCACGTTGCACCCCAACTCTGGCCAACCCTTTCAGATTAAAAAAGCCAAAATTCGTGGAGCAGCCTCCGAAGGTATGATCTGCGCCGAGGATGAAATTGGACTTGGAACGTCGCATGCTGGTATTATGGTACTTAGTACCGATCTACCAAATGGCACGCCCGCTGCCCGTTATTTTAACCTCGAAGCCGATTACCAGATTGCCATTGGTCTAACCCCCAATCGGATTGATGCGGCCTCCCACTTTGGCACAGCCCGGGATTTGAAAGCTGTTTTGAATCGGCCTTTGCGGTTACCTTCAGTAGAAGCGTTCAAGGTTGATAACGCCAATCTAACCCTCGATGTGCGGGTCGAAGACGAAGCCGCCTGTCCACGTTATACAGGTGTAACGATCACGGGCCTCACTGTAGGCGAATCTCCTGATTGGCTAAAACAACGGCTGTTGAGTATTGGACTGAATCCGATCAACAACATTGTTGACATCACGAATTTCGTTTGCCATGATCTCGGCCAACCCCTTCATGCGTTCGATGCGGCTAAAATTACTGGGGGGCAAGTCATCGTAAAAACCTTACCTGAAGGTACACCCTTTGTGACACTCGATGGTGTAGAACGCAAACTCAGCGCTACTGATCTGATGATCTGCGATACTGAAAAGCCTATGTGTATTGCGGGTGTATTTGGTGGTCAGTATTCGGGCGTGTCGGCCCAAACGACTAGCATCTTTCTGGAATCCGCTTACTTCTCTCCTGCTTCCGTTCGGAAGACGGCTCAGCATCATGGCCTGAAAACCGATGCTTCGTTCCGATTCGAGCGGGGGACCGATCCTAACATGCCAGTATTTGCCCTGAAACGGGCTGTACTACTCATTCAAGAGGTGGCTGGAGGAACAATTAGTTCTGAGATTACAGACAGATACCCGAATCCTATTGAACCGTTTCAGGTATCTGTCCGCTACCGGAATATTGACCGGTTAATTGGCATTCAGATTGATCATACTGAAATCCATCGAATTCTGGAAGCACTGGATATTCAGGCTGAAGCGATCAGTACCGAAGGATTTGTGGCTGTAGTCCCCCCCTACCGCGTTGATGTTACGCGCGAGGCCGATGTTATTGAAGAAATCCTTCGGATTTATGGGTTGGACAACGTCCCATTGTCAGTTCATCTAGCCGCCGATTCACTATCAGAATTCCCTAAAACGGATCCTGATCAATGGCAAGGTCGCGTAGGGCAACTCATGGCGGCTAACGGATTTTATGAAATTCTTACCTTGTCGCTCACGCGTCCAGCGTATCATGAGGCCATCCGGGCATCATTGCCGGGTACCGATGTAACCTTGCTGAACCCACTGAGCGACGAGCTGTCTGTAATGCGGCAAACGCTCCTGTTTTCCTCCCTGGAAACATTGGTATACAACCTGAACCGTCGGCAAAAGGATTTAAAGACGTTTGAATTTGGCAAGGTCTATCATAAAGTAAAACTTGAAGATGGCTCGACTAAGTATATCGAACGTATGCGTCTAAGTTTAGCCATCAGTGGTAATCAACAGCCTGAAAGCTGGCTTCAGAAAAACCAGACAGTGGTCTACCACGATCTGGCAACCGCTGTGCAACGCGTGTTGAACCTGTTCCGGATTAAATCGTTCGAGACGCAAACTGCCGATTCAACCTTATTCCAGTATGGATTGACCTACCTAGTGAATAAGAAACCAATTGTCAGTTTAGGGCTCGTACAACCCAAACTTACCAGGTTGGTTGATCTGAAACAGCCTGTTTTTTACGCTGATTTTGATTGGCAGGCCCTCCTGAAACTGGCTACCAGTAAGGCTAGGTATGAAGAAGTGGTTCGATTCCCCGAAGTCCGGCGCGATTTATCGCTGGTTATCGACAAAGGGGTTAGCTTCGAGCAAATTAGCCGACTGGCACGCCAAACGGAGCGGAAGTTATTGCGTTCTATAAATGTTTTTGATGTGTATGAGGGCGAAAATCTGGGTACGGATAAAAAAGCTTATTCTGTAAGTTTTATGTTACAGGACGCAGCGCAAACCCTTAACGACTCAGCTATTGACAAAACCATGCAGCGACTCATGAGTGCTTTCGAGCAGGAACTAGGCGCCGTAATCCGTAAATAA
- a CDS encoding FdtA/QdtA family cupin domain-containing protein, giving the protein MAQLYELKTFTSGNGNLTVFEDIIPGVIQRVFYIYEAGKAARAGHRHHKAWNALICLNGSCHVYSHNGREEQTFELTNPRQCLVLEPEDWHLMDEFSSNAILLVVSNELYDKDDYIYEPYPNSRRIGEPIMADSE; this is encoded by the coding sequence ATGGCACAACTTTACGAATTAAAAACATTTACATCGGGCAATGGTAATCTAACCGTTTTTGAAGATATCATTCCGGGTGTAATTCAGCGTGTCTTTTATATTTATGAAGCTGGGAAGGCAGCTCGGGCTGGGCATCGGCACCACAAGGCCTGGAATGCCCTCATTTGCCTGAATGGTAGTTGCCATGTATATTCTCACAATGGGCGTGAAGAACAAACATTTGAGTTGACAAATCCACGCCAATGCCTGGTACTGGAGCCTGAAGACTGGCACCTCATGGATGAGTTTTCAAGCAACGCTATCTTGCTGGTTGTTTCGAACGAACTCTACGACAAAGACGATTACATCTACGAACCTTATCCAAATAGTCGGCGGATTGGTGAGCCGATTATGGCTGATTCAGAATGA